Proteins found in one Kangiella sediminilitoris genomic segment:
- the wecC gene encoding UDP-N-acetyl-D-mannosamine dehydrogenase, whose translation MSFDTVSVVGLGYIGLPTAAMFASRKKKVIGVDVNQDAIDTINRGEIHIVEPDLDTIVHATVTEGFLQATTKPEPADAFLIAVPTPFKEDHEPDLSYIEASCKAIAPVLEKGNLVILESTSPVGATEAVAKWLAREREDLSFPHKHNDEPDVNVAHCPERVLPGHVVRELVENDRVIGGITPECSRKAVELYSCFVQGECIITNARTAEMAKLTENSFRDVNIAFANELSIICDKLDIDVWELIKLSNRHPRVNILQPGPGVGGHCIAVDPWFIISKTPKEAKLIRVARDVNDEKPSWVLQKVKESIADFLLTNPEKTAKDISIACYGITFKPDIDDLRESPALAITKQVLDLNQGDTLVVEPNVIELPEELSKAKIIDLNESLISSDIHLMLVDHKEFKLVEGPSSNLIDTKGIWG comes from the coding sequence ATGTCATTTGATACAGTTTCAGTAGTAGGTCTTGGATATATAGGTCTACCTACAGCAGCCATGTTTGCTTCACGAAAAAAAAAGGTGATAGGTGTTGATGTAAATCAAGATGCAATTGATACGATTAATCGTGGTGAAATTCATATCGTAGAACCAGACCTTGATACAATTGTACATGCCACTGTTACAGAAGGGTTTCTGCAAGCAACCACAAAGCCAGAGCCTGCAGATGCTTTCTTAATTGCTGTACCTACACCTTTTAAGGAAGACCATGAACCTGATTTAAGTTATATCGAGGCTTCGTGTAAAGCAATTGCCCCTGTTTTAGAAAAAGGTAATTTAGTGATTCTTGAGTCGACGTCTCCTGTCGGGGCGACAGAGGCTGTAGCAAAATGGCTAGCAAGAGAGAGAGAAGACTTATCTTTCCCTCATAAACATAATGACGAACCTGATGTTAATGTGGCTCATTGTCCTGAGCGCGTTTTGCCAGGGCATGTGGTTAGAGAACTTGTAGAAAATGATAGGGTAATTGGGGGAATAACCCCTGAATGTTCTCGTAAGGCCGTTGAGCTGTATAGTTGCTTTGTACAGGGGGAGTGTATAATTACTAATGCCCGAACGGCTGAAATGGCTAAGTTAACTGAAAATAGCTTTAGGGATGTTAATATTGCATTTGCAAATGAGCTCTCCATTATTTGTGATAAATTGGATATTGATGTTTGGGAGCTAATTAAATTATCAAACCGCCACCCTAGAGTAAATATCCTACAACCAGGGCCGGGTGTAGGTGGTCATTGCATTGCTGTTGATCCCTGGTTTATTATCAGTAAAACACCAAAAGAAGCTAAGTTAATAAGAGTTGCGAGAGATGTTAATGATGAAAAGCCAAGCTGGGTTTTACAAAAGGTAAAAGAGTCTATAGCAGATTTCTTACTAACTAACCCTGAAAAAACCGCAAAAGATATTAGTATTGCTTGTTACGGTATTACATTTAAACCCGACATTGATGACTTACGGGAAAGTCCTGCGTTAGCAATAACTAAACAAGTGTTAGACTTAAATCAAGGTGACACCTTAGTGGTTGAACCTAATGTCATAGAGTTACCTGAAGAGCTAAGCAAGGCAAAAATAATAGATTTAAATGAATCTCTTATTTCATCAGATATTCATTTGATGTTGGTTGATCACAAAGAGTTTAAGTTGGTAGAAGGCCCCAGTAGTAATTTAATTGATACTAAAGGGATATGGGGATGA
- the wecB gene encoding non-hydrolyzing UDP-N-acetylglucosamine 2-epimerase, whose translation MKVLSVFGTRPEAIKMAPLVHALNNNIGFNAKVCVTAQHREMLDQVLDLFDIKPDYDLNIMQVGQTLPEVTSRILLELTPVLSEFEPDVVLVHGDTATTFAASLAAYYQQIPVGHVEAGLRTKNIYSPWPEEANRKLTGALTKLHFAPTQTSKNNLLAESYPEESIHITGNTVIDALLMIKEKLECDEVLSSTLLKQFPFLDSDKKLVLVTGHRRESFGGGFERICEALAEVAKSHSDVQIIYPVHLNPNVQEPVNRILGDVNNIKLIEPQQYLAFVYLMNKAHIILTDSGGIQEEAPSLGKPVLVMRETTERPEAVEAGTVKLVGTDKELIVNTLNVLLTNQHAYNEMSFAHNPYGDGKACQRILDVLNNEQ comes from the coding sequence ATGAAAGTATTAAGCGTTTTCGGTACACGTCCTGAAGCAATTAAAATGGCGCCATTGGTACACGCGCTCAATAATAATATCGGCTTTAATGCTAAAGTATGTGTTACAGCTCAACACCGTGAAATGCTGGACCAAGTGTTAGACCTTTTTGATATTAAACCTGATTATGACCTAAATATAATGCAAGTAGGACAGACTCTGCCAGAGGTCACTAGTCGTATATTATTAGAATTGACACCTGTTCTTAGTGAATTTGAGCCAGATGTGGTGCTAGTGCATGGAGATACAGCAACCACGTTTGCCGCGAGTTTAGCTGCCTATTATCAACAAATACCCGTAGGGCATGTAGAAGCAGGTTTACGTACCAAGAATATTTACAGTCCGTGGCCAGAAGAAGCTAACCGTAAATTAACCGGAGCGCTTACAAAGTTACATTTCGCCCCTACTCAAACAAGTAAAAATAATTTACTAGCTGAGAGTTATCCTGAAGAATCAATCCACATTACCGGTAATACAGTAATTGATGCATTATTGATGATAAAGGAAAAGCTTGAGTGTGACGAGGTTCTTAGTTCTACTTTGTTAAAACAGTTTCCTTTTTTAGACTCAGATAAAAAACTAGTTCTTGTTACAGGCCATCGTCGTGAAAGCTTTGGAGGAGGGTTTGAGCGCATCTGTGAAGCTTTAGCAGAAGTTGCCAAGTCGCATTCAGATGTGCAAATAATTTATCCAGTACACTTAAACCCAAATGTACAGGAACCTGTAAATCGTATATTAGGTGACGTTAATAATATTAAATTAATTGAGCCACAGCAGTATTTAGCTTTTGTTTACCTTATGAATAAAGCTCATATTATCTTGACTGACTCCGGAGGTATACAGGAGGAAGCTCCAAGCTTAGGTAAACCGGTATTAGTTATGCGGGAAACAACTGAGAGGCCCGAGGCTGTAGAAGCCGGAACCGTCAAGCTAGTAGGAACGGATAAAGAGCTTATTGTTAACACTCTAAATGTGTTATTAACAAACCAACATGCTTATAACGAGATGAGTTTTGCCCACAACCCTTATGGCGATGGTAAAGCTTGTCAACGAATTCTTGATGTACTTAATAATGAGCAATAA
- the wecA gene encoding UDP-N-acetylglucosamine--undecaprenyl-phosphate N-acetylglucosaminephosphotransferase, producing the protein MIDFSWIIATIVCFTSVIILRPVAVSWGLVDMPDNRKRHVGNIPLIGGLAIYISTLTSVGLFVESSLHVNLMLVSMSLMVFVGALDDKYDLNAKLRLIAQVLIASVLTFGTDVQIYSLGNILGFGEITTGPFSGVITILAIIAGINAFNMTDGIDGLAGTLSLVSLLAISVVITDLKMQVLIGVVSSALLVFLLFNLGIFSKKYKVFMGDAGSMMLGLVVSWLLIVVSQSEVAAVQPTNVLWFIAVPLIDMIAVMYRRVRKGESPLKADREHLHHVFMDIGLNSRQALWFIASISLMFAVIGIIISEYNLPESITFISYLFVFVIYNRLLSLRHKFIKK; encoded by the coding sequence ATGATTGATTTTAGTTGGATAATAGCTACTATTGTTTGCTTCACATCAGTGATAATACTAAGGCCTGTCGCTGTTAGTTGGGGCCTTGTAGATATGCCGGATAATCGAAAGCGTCATGTTGGAAACATCCCTTTAATTGGAGGGCTGGCAATATATATATCCACATTAACTTCCGTTGGTTTGTTTGTAGAAAGTAGCCTGCATGTCAACCTAATGTTAGTTTCCATGTCTCTAATGGTGTTTGTTGGTGCTTTAGATGATAAATATGACTTGAACGCGAAGTTACGCTTGATTGCTCAGGTATTAATTGCATCCGTTCTAACTTTTGGGACTGATGTTCAGATTTATAGTCTTGGTAATATTTTAGGGTTTGGTGAAATAACTACAGGCCCTTTCTCTGGCGTTATTACTATTTTAGCAATTATTGCTGGTATTAATGCTTTTAATATGACCGATGGGATAGATGGCCTAGCAGGAACTTTATCTTTAGTAAGTTTGTTGGCAATAAGTGTTGTAATTACAGATTTAAAAATGCAGGTTTTAATAGGTGTAGTATCCTCTGCTCTACTTGTATTTCTACTATTCAACCTGGGGATATTTTCTAAAAAATATAAGGTTTTTATGGGGGATGCTGGAAGTATGATGCTGGGCCTTGTTGTTTCTTGGCTATTGATAGTTGTAAGTCAATCTGAGGTCGCTGCAGTTCAGCCAACCAATGTATTGTGGTTTATAGCTGTACCTCTAATAGATATGATCGCGGTAATGTACCGCAGAGTAAGGAAGGGGGAGTCACCTTTGAAAGCGGACAGAGAGCACCTACACCATGTATTTATGGATATTGGATTAAACTCTCGTCAGGCTTTATGGTTCATCGCTTCTATAAGTCTTATGTTCGCGGTTATTGGCATTATTATTTCGGAATACAATTTACCGGAATCAATTACTTTCATATCGTACTTATTTGTTTTTGTGATATACAATAGACTGCTATCGCTTCGCCATAAATTCATTAAAAAATAA
- a CDS encoding Wzz/FepE/Etk N-terminal domain-containing protein, which yields MNNENDKEQIVRNEPTTFHQPEHQTGKEDELDIRELFSIIWKGKWIIIAVTFVFAVASVGIALYLPNEYKATAVVQPNESAGGGKLSQLAGQFGGLASLAGISLGTGESSDAVIAMEVMKSWGFTESFINNHNLDVPLFAAEEWSQLKNKLVIDEDLYDIQQQKWVREAPQGKTVEPTSWELYEKFKERIAVTQDKETGLVNISVTHYSPIIAQQWAKWLVEDINRHMKERALKEANESIKYLEEQIKKTSVAEIRAVFSELIQEQHKTKMLAQVSDEYIFKTVSSAKVPEEKVKPKRLLIVILGTLLGGFLSVLLALVIGFVNNKK from the coding sequence ATGAACAACGAGAATGATAAAGAACAAATAGTGCGCAACGAGCCTACAACTTTTCATCAACCTGAACACCAGACAGGTAAAGAAGACGAGTTAGATATAAGAGAGTTGTTTTCCATAATCTGGAAAGGTAAGTGGATTATTATTGCTGTTACTTTTGTTTTTGCAGTAGCCTCTGTCGGTATAGCTTTATATCTGCCAAATGAATACAAAGCGACAGCTGTTGTTCAACCCAACGAAAGCGCAGGTGGTGGAAAGTTAAGTCAACTAGCTGGCCAGTTTGGTGGTCTTGCTTCTTTAGCTGGCATTAGTTTAGGTACTGGAGAGTCTTCCGACGCAGTTATTGCTATGGAGGTGATGAAAAGCTGGGGCTTTACAGAGAGCTTTATAAATAATCATAACCTGGATGTACCATTATTTGCTGCAGAAGAATGGAGTCAATTAAAAAATAAGTTAGTTATTGACGAGGACCTCTATGATATCCAACAACAAAAGTGGGTTAGGGAAGCCCCGCAAGGTAAAACTGTCGAACCAACAAGCTGGGAACTGTATGAGAAGTTTAAAGAGCGTATAGCTGTAACTCAAGACAAAGAAACTGGTTTGGTAAACATCTCAGTGACCCATTATTCCCCAATAATTGCACAGCAATGGGCTAAGTGGTTAGTGGAAGACATTAACCGACATATGAAAGAAAGAGCACTGAAAGAGGCTAACGAAAGCATTAAGTATCTAGAAGAACAAATCAAAAAGACTTCAGTTGCAGAAATTAGAGCTGTTTTTAGCGAACTTATTCAAGAGCAACACAAAACAAAAATGCTTGCTCAAGTTTCTGATGAGTACATTTTTAAAACGGTAAGTTCAGCCAAAGTACCAGAGGAAAAAGTAAAGCCAAAAAGACTTTTAATAGTAATATTGGGCACCCTATTAGGTGGGTTCCTTTCAGTTCTTTTAGCGTTAGTAATTGGTTTTGTAAATAATAAGAAATAA
- a CDS encoding capsule assembly Wzi family protein yields MNKILLIIFISLLQTVQAEPWLDTRDPWLRADIEALSANGIINTPITTWPLPWARILKDIDNAQIDQVPAELMPSLMRVKRKGRIETSKKTRSELALRAGNEGKILRHFGDSRREQAEISTRNTGMSKSFAWNIEVTKAHDPFNGEEDRLDNSYVAAIWGNWIVSAGAQERWYGPGWDSSLILSNNARPVPSLSIQRNYADPFESEWLSWIGPWSVSAFAGQLESDRFIPHAKLLGMSVTFKPFDSLEIGLRRTAQWGGEGRPESLSNFWDLLIGRDNCDELEGGCSADRSNEPGNQLAGVDFNWRLPAKMYYGTVYGQFIGEDEAGYAPSRKVYQFGYMTNFQLSGMMITSYLEYADTENEFRPNLTYNNYIYRSGYRTEGRSIGSTYDNDSQSTSIGMIASHKNGDRYKVRLVKVDMNSDGGDGNHTINNQSVSFKQIELEYQHPTKYGILGVDFDYKDKSIDSFGYQDNRYNIAVNWTMEL; encoded by the coding sequence TTGAATAAGATTCTATTAATAATTTTTATTTCTTTGCTGCAGACGGTTCAGGCCGAGCCGTGGCTAGATACAAGAGACCCCTGGCTTAGAGCAGACATAGAAGCATTATCAGCAAATGGGATAATCAATACTCCAATTACGACCTGGCCCTTACCCTGGGCTAGGATATTAAAGGATATTGATAATGCTCAGATTGATCAGGTTCCCGCTGAGTTAATGCCTTCACTGATGCGAGTAAAACGAAAAGGTAGAATTGAAACCTCGAAAAAAACTCGCAGTGAACTTGCGTTACGAGCTGGCAACGAAGGAAAAATATTACGACACTTTGGTGACAGCCGGAGAGAGCAGGCAGAAATTAGCACCAGAAATACGGGCATGAGTAAAAGCTTTGCATGGAATATAGAAGTGACAAAAGCTCACGATCCTTTTAATGGAGAAGAGGACCGTTTAGATAATAGTTATGTCGCAGCTATTTGGGGTAACTGGATAGTATCCGCTGGAGCACAAGAGCGCTGGTATGGTCCGGGCTGGGACAGCTCGTTAATTTTAAGTAATAATGCTCGCCCAGTTCCTTCATTATCAATCCAACGAAACTATGCTGATCCCTTTGAAAGTGAATGGCTTTCTTGGATTGGTCCGTGGTCTGTATCAGCTTTTGCAGGCCAGTTGGAAAGTGATAGGTTTATACCTCATGCCAAACTGCTAGGAATGAGTGTCACATTTAAGCCTTTTGATTCACTTGAGATCGGTTTAAGAAGAACGGCCCAATGGGGCGGCGAAGGAAGGCCGGAAAGCCTATCTAACTTTTGGGATTTACTCATTGGCCGTGATAATTGTGATGAACTAGAAGGTGGTTGTAGCGCAGACAGAAGTAATGAGCCAGGGAATCAGTTAGCAGGTGTAGACTTTAACTGGCGATTACCTGCGAAAATGTATTATGGAACTGTTTATGGGCAGTTTATCGGTGAAGATGAAGCAGGTTATGCACCATCAAGGAAGGTCTATCAATTTGGTTATATGACTAATTTCCAACTTTCGGGAATGATGATTACATCTTATCTAGAATATGCTGATACTGAGAATGAGTTTAGGCCTAACCTTACATACAACAACTATATCTATCGCTCCGGGTATCGTACGGAGGGAAGAAGCATTGGCTCCACCTACGATAACGACAGTCAAAGTACTTCCATAGGAATGATTGCGAGCCACAAAAATGGTGATCGTTATAAAGTACGTTTAGTTAAGGTGGATATGAATAGTGATGGCGGAGATGGTAATCATACTATCAATAATCAGTCAGTTAGCTTTAAACAAATAGAATTAGAATATCAACACCCAACAAAATACGGCATTTTAGGTGTTGATTTTGATTATAAAGATAAATCAATTGATTCTTTTGGCTATCAAGATAACCGCTATAATATAGCCGTAAACTGGACAATGGAATTATAG
- a CDS encoding polysaccharide biosynthesis/export family protein: MMKRTLGLVISVTSLFITLDAVAATDLSQAKQLCENATEQQRQMARAAGYDVDSMCASLRQQNSSEKQDPANSTVLPRELSNYPLEQGSKSSEEEEEQDNEELPRVEQKLEKFGYDLFSGAPTTFTPVSNIPVPSNYIVGPGDTVKVQLYGKENNSYELTIERDGSIQFPQLGPINVAGLSYNELKESLSQRISEQYIGVQSNVSLGELRSIQIFVLGESFKPGAYTVSSLSTIMNALYVSGGLTDIASLRNIQLKRNGQLVSKIDLYDLLLKGDTSDDLRLQSGDVIYIPSVKRTASIAGEVVRPAIYELKNEQSVNDIVKLAGGFLPTAYKKDVRVERISNSGQHAALALDLSTPRGQSTKIVSGDKVKVYPAIDREENVVDVIGHVQIPGKLSWRRGMKLTDALQSPDMLRKGANANAVLISREVNTLGEVKVLFADLKAAWKNPASLSNLTLKSGDDIYVLANRYTQAEIDKAMDAEESKTEGSEAEDKMELEEAQMLESFKLSYRNKALKPLLNQLKQQGNHKSKTKIVEVVGAVKFPGDYPLTENMTVTELISVAGGFTDDAYTLSAELTRQNFSDSNLAQTLHMPVDLPQEFLGNVSLELNPYDQLNIKVTPEFREASQVTVQGEVRFPGTYQIRRGETLSTFIKRVGGFTDFAHKEATVFSRKELRENEEKQLRKLQDRLRQDIAAAKLEDANANKASSINSAESLVDVLETSEATGRLVIDIESILEHEQKDLVLKDGDKIIVPEFRQEVTVVGEVQVPTSHLYTPGYDFYDYIERSGGKKDTAENDAIYIVKANGSVVLPNDSLWLTHDNADIQPGDTIVVPLDTDRIDSLELWTSVSQIVYQIALGAAAINSF; this comes from the coding sequence ATGATGAAAAGAACTCTTGGATTGGTTATTAGCGTTACTTCTTTGTTTATTACATTAGATGCTGTTGCAGCTACTGATTTATCCCAAGCAAAACAGCTTTGTGAGAATGCAACTGAGCAACAACGCCAAATGGCAAGGGCTGCTGGGTACGATGTGGATTCAATGTGTGCATCACTGCGCCAACAAAACTCAAGTGAAAAACAAGATCCAGCAAATTCCACCGTGCTGCCCCGAGAGCTGTCAAATTATCCATTAGAACAAGGGAGTAAATCTTCTGAAGAGGAAGAAGAGCAGGACAATGAAGAGTTACCGAGGGTAGAGCAGAAACTAGAAAAGTTTGGTTACGATCTATTTTCTGGAGCACCAACAACCTTCACACCAGTCAGCAATATACCTGTTCCATCTAATTATATAGTTGGCCCGGGTGATACAGTTAAGGTGCAGCTTTACGGTAAAGAGAACAATAGTTATGAACTCACTATTGAGAGAGACGGCTCTATTCAATTCCCGCAGTTAGGACCTATAAACGTTGCTGGTTTGTCTTATAACGAACTCAAGGAGTCCTTAAGTCAAAGAATTAGTGAACAGTATATAGGGGTCCAATCGAACGTTAGCCTAGGTGAATTGCGCTCAATCCAAATTTTTGTTTTGGGTGAATCGTTTAAGCCTGGTGCTTACACAGTTTCTTCTTTATCAACCATTATGAATGCGCTCTATGTCAGTGGTGGTTTAACGGATATTGCGTCTCTCCGTAATATTCAACTCAAAAGGAATGGTCAATTAGTATCAAAAATTGATTTATATGACCTCCTTTTAAAAGGCGACACTAGCGATGATTTAAGGCTGCAGTCTGGCGATGTCATATATATTCCTTCAGTAAAGCGAACTGCTTCTATTGCTGGAGAAGTTGTACGCCCGGCGATCTATGAGCTAAAAAATGAGCAGTCGGTTAACGATATCGTTAAGTTGGCGGGAGGCTTTTTACCTACAGCCTATAAAAAAGATGTCCGTGTTGAACGTATTTCAAATTCTGGACAGCATGCAGCGTTAGCTTTAGACCTAAGCACTCCACGTGGCCAATCAACGAAAATTGTTAGCGGTGATAAAGTAAAAGTGTACCCAGCTATTGATCGTGAAGAAAATGTTGTAGATGTTATAGGTCATGTACAAATACCCGGTAAGTTGTCGTGGCGTAGGGGTATGAAGCTTACAGATGCTTTGCAAAGCCCTGATATGCTTAGAAAGGGCGCTAATGCTAACGCAGTACTAATTTCCAGGGAAGTTAATACTCTCGGAGAAGTGAAAGTCTTATTCGCTGACTTAAAGGCGGCCTGGAAGAATCCTGCTAGTCTTAGCAACCTTACTCTCAAGAGTGGCGATGATATTTATGTCTTAGCGAATAGATACACTCAAGCAGAAATTGACAAAGCAATGGATGCAGAAGAGAGTAAGACCGAGGGAAGTGAAGCTGAAGACAAAATGGAGCTTGAAGAAGCCCAGATGCTTGAAAGCTTTAAATTATCTTATAGAAATAAGGCCTTGAAGCCACTGTTAAACCAATTAAAACAACAAGGAAATCACAAGAGTAAAACCAAGATAGTAGAAGTGGTTGGGGCTGTAAAATTTCCAGGGGATTACCCTCTAACCGAAAATATGACTGTTACTGAATTGATTTCTGTGGCAGGAGGTTTCACCGACGATGCATATACTTTATCGGCCGAGTTAACACGGCAAAACTTTTCTGATTCTAACTTAGCACAAACACTTCATATGCCTGTGGACTTGCCCCAAGAGTTTTTGGGCAATGTATCACTAGAGCTAAACCCTTATGATCAATTGAACATTAAAGTAACCCCGGAGTTTAGAGAAGCTTCACAAGTTACGGTTCAGGGAGAGGTTAGATTTCCAGGAACTTACCAAATTCGACGTGGTGAAACTCTGTCAACGTTCATAAAGCGCGTAGGAGGGTTTACCGACTTTGCTCATAAAGAGGCAACAGTTTTCTCTAGAAAGGAACTTCGAGAAAACGAAGAAAAGCAATTAAGAAAGCTACAGGATAGGTTGCGTCAGGATATTGCTGCCGCAAAACTTGAAGACGCTAACGCTAACAAAGCATCTAGCATAAACTCTGCAGAATCACTTGTTGATGTATTAGAAACCAGTGAAGCGACAGGTCGTCTTGTTATTGATATAGAGTCAATACTAGAGCATGAGCAAAAAGATCTTGTTCTGAAAGATGGCGATAAAATAATTGTTCCTGAGTTTAGACAAGAGGTCACTGTCGTTGGTGAAGTTCAGGTCCCAACGTCCCATTTATACACACCAGGCTATGATTTTTACGACTACATTGAAAGAAGTGGTGGTAAAAAAGATACGGCTGAAAATGATGCCATTTATATCGTTAAGGCAAATGGTAGCGTGGTATTACCGAATGATAGTTTGTGGTTGACGCATGACAATGCTGACATTCAGCCTGGAGATACCATCGTCGTACCATTAGATACTGATAGGATTGACAGTCTTGAGCTATGGACAAGCGTCAGTCAAATTGTATATCAAATTGCTCTTGGTGCCGCAGCTATTAACAGCTTTTAA
- the cysQ gene encoding 3'(2'),5'-bisphosphate nucleotidase CysQ: MSKKLMTEGMVNTVNHIAIQAGREVMAIYQKDFDIYEKSDESPLTEADLASHRYIVKELESLTPDIPILSEESANIAWSERQQWNKYWLIDPLDGTKEFIKRNGEFTVNIALIDNGEPVFGAVYAPVLDTLYYGLKEHGAIKQVGKVPVPIKVTELPQNPLRVVGSRSHQSDDMLSYLKQFDDYELIPMGSSLKICLVAEGKADLYPRLGPTSEWDTAAAHAVLSAAGGRCFLYDNGQDLVYNSKESLLNPYFIAQGPQL, from the coding sequence ATGAGCAAAAAGCTGATGACAGAAGGTATGGTCAATACAGTTAATCATATAGCAATTCAAGCTGGCCGAGAGGTCATGGCGATCTATCAAAAGGACTTTGATATCTACGAAAAATCCGACGAATCTCCCCTTACGGAAGCCGACCTGGCATCACACCGCTATATTGTCAAAGAGCTAGAAAGCCTCACCCCGGATATTCCTATTCTGTCTGAAGAGTCCGCAAATATTGCGTGGTCAGAAAGGCAGCAGTGGAATAAGTATTGGCTAATTGACCCCTTGGATGGGACAAAAGAATTTATTAAGAGAAACGGCGAATTTACGGTAAATATTGCTCTTATAGATAATGGTGAGCCAGTTTTTGGTGCTGTGTACGCACCTGTTCTAGACACTCTTTATTATGGGCTGAAGGAGCATGGTGCTATAAAGCAGGTTGGAAAAGTCCCCGTTCCAATAAAAGTTACTGAACTCCCACAGAACCCTCTGAGAGTAGTGGGGAGTCGCTCTCACCAGTCTGATGATATGCTGTCATACTTAAAACAATTTGATGACTATGAGCTCATTCCGATGGGGAGCTCATTAAAAATATGTCTGGTAGCAGAGGGGAAAGCTGATCTATACCCCCGTCTTGGCCCAACTTCAGAGTGGGATACTGCAGCAGCCCATGCTGTTCTTTCGGCTGCAGGGGGGCGCTGCTTCTTGTATGATAATGGCCAAGATTTAGTCTATAACTCTAAAGAATCGTTATTGAATCCGTATTTTATTGCTCAAGGTCCACAACTATGA
- the rfaH gene encoding transcription/translation regulatory transformer protein RfaH translates to MTNEKAWYLVQCKPRQEKRAKENLENQSISSFLPLISIEKVVRGKRQSILEPLFPGYIFIELPKNGNGWSKIRSTRGVRDFVRFAGVPGMVSAKLIQDLSLVNKEFVTNVSETTPKTGDKVRITAGPFKDLEGVFEVPDGEKRSIILLSLMGKVTKLEVLNSDLEKV, encoded by the coding sequence ATGACTAATGAAAAAGCCTGGTATCTCGTGCAATGTAAACCTCGACAGGAAAAACGGGCGAAAGAAAACCTTGAAAATCAGTCGATTAGCAGTTTTCTGCCGTTAATTTCAATTGAAAAAGTTGTCAGGGGGAAGAGGCAGTCCATCCTTGAGCCACTCTTCCCTGGCTATATTTTTATCGAGTTGCCAAAGAATGGAAATGGTTGGTCGAAAATACGGTCAACAAGAGGTGTCAGAGATTTCGTTCGTTTTGCCGGTGTTCCGGGAATGGTTTCAGCTAAATTAATACAAGATCTTAGCCTTGTTAATAAAGAATTTGTCACAAATGTTAGTGAAACCACGCCTAAAACAGGAGACAAGGTCCGAATTACTGCTGGTCCATTTAAAGATTTGGAAGGTGTGTTTGAAGTGCCGGATGGAGAAAAGCGATCAATTATACTATTGAGCTTAATGGGTAAGGTAACCAAGCTTGAAGTATTGAATTCTGATTTAGAAAAAGTGTAA
- a CDS encoding MlaC/ttg2D family ABC transporter substrate-binding protein, which translates to MAVILLNWCTVAHAKSEVTSYFEERLEVINIFLEKNHKKAVNDPQYLVQFVDKELLNVWSAKNTLRAMLGPKRWSSMKPKTQSKLVLTYQNTIRRYLYETLNQFKGQEATVVGLRLNPKGNKGWLSVSLETPNLPDLTIDLKIYKSKNTWTVYDFSFQGISFVKLKRVFFRQTFDQKGAEGLIKTLNHKNKKFNQIIAAE; encoded by the coding sequence ATGGCAGTCATACTCCTGAATTGGTGTACAGTAGCACACGCCAAGAGTGAGGTGACATCTTATTTTGAGGAAAGGCTCGAAGTTATCAATATCTTTTTAGAGAAAAATCATAAGAAGGCTGTAAATGATCCTCAGTATCTTGTGCAGTTCGTTGATAAAGAGTTATTGAATGTTTGGTCTGCCAAAAATACATTGAGGGCAATGCTAGGGCCTAAGCGCTGGTCTAGTATGAAACCCAAAACACAAAGTAAATTAGTCTTGACCTATCAAAACACGATTAGACGATATCTTTATGAAACTTTGAACCAGTTTAAAGGTCAAGAAGCTACGGTAGTTGGGCTTCGTCTGAACCCAAAAGGTAATAAGGGCTGGCTGTCAGTATCTTTAGAAACTCCTAACCTCCCTGATCTTACTATAGATTTGAAAATTTATAAGAGTAAGAATACCTGGACTGTTTATGACTTTAGCTTTCAAGGTATTAGTTTCGTGAAGTTGAAAAGGGTGTTTTTCAGACAGACCTTTGATCAGAAGGGAGCAGAGGGGTTGATAAAGACCTTAAATCATAAAAATAAAAAATTTAATCAGATCATAGCGGCAGAATAA